From the genome of Thermoflexus hugenholtzii, one region includes:
- a CDS encoding enoyl-CoA hydratase/isomerase family protein yields the protein MLRITREGGLALWTVDRPHRRNAMDWATMEAFARAVEEACADPTLRVVILTGAEGAFLSGADLYELSGYRTEADGQRLSALMGEALRRMETAPWISIAAINGPARGGGAEVALACDLRVMAEDADLAFVQITWALPPGWGGGQRLRRRVGLGRAMELLLTARRIGASEALQLGLVERIAPAGQALAVARALAEEILQWDAEAVRAVKALLREGEEMPYEAALAAERERFARLWAAPAHWAAKARFLNRRSI from the coding sequence ATGTTGCGGATCACCCGCGAGGGCGGCCTGGCCCTCTGGACGGTGGATCGGCCCCATCGGCGCAACGCGATGGATTGGGCCACGATGGAGGCCTTCGCCCGGGCGGTGGAGGAGGCCTGCGCGGATCCGACGCTGCGGGTAGTGATCCTCACCGGCGCGGAGGGGGCGTTCCTTTCGGGGGCGGATCTGTATGAGCTGAGCGGCTACCGCACCGAGGCGGACGGCCAGCGGCTCTCGGCGTTGATGGGAGAGGCGCTGCGCCGGATGGAGACGGCGCCCTGGATCAGCATCGCGGCCATCAACGGCCCCGCCCGGGGCGGCGGGGCGGAGGTGGCCCTGGCCTGCGATCTGCGGGTGATGGCGGAGGACGCGGACCTGGCCTTCGTGCAGATCACATGGGCCCTCCCACCCGGATGGGGCGGCGGGCAGCGGCTGCGGCGGCGGGTGGGGCTCGGCCGCGCCATGGAGTTGCTCCTGACCGCCCGACGCATCGGGGCTTCAGAGGCGCTGCAGCTGGGCCTGGTGGAACGGATCGCTCCGGCAGGCCAGGCCCTCGCGGTCGCCCGGGCGCTGGCCGAGGAGATCCTCCAATGGGACGCGGAGGCCGTGCGGGCGGTCAAGGCCCTGCTGCGGGAGGGGGAGGAAATGCCCTACGAGGCCGCCCTGGCGGCGGAGCGAGAGCGCTTCGCCCGCCTCTGGGCCGCCCCCGCCCACTGGGCCGCCAAAGCGCGTTTCCTGAACCGGCGAAGCATATAG
- a CDS encoding DUF86 domain-containing protein, translating into MNPGNERLLRLETNVRELRRFRQRYTLEEIRQEPHLEWSLRYGLLEAIQIVIDISCHIVSRYNLGVPDSYAACMDLLRRNGFIDEQTYRVLLGMVGLRNILVHEYAEVNIDYLYSLLDRTDDFVRFIQQIRPYI; encoded by the coding sequence ATGAACCCCGGGAATGAGCGCCTGCTCCGTCTGGAAACGAACGTCCGCGAGCTTCGACGTTTCCGCCAGCGATACACCCTGGAGGAGATCCGGCAGGAGCCTCACCTCGAGTGGTCGTTGCGCTACGGCTTATTGGAGGCGATTCAAATTGTAATCGATATTTCTTGTCATATCGTGAGCCGTTACAATCTTGGAGTGCCTGATTCATATGCGGCATGCATGGATCTTCTTCGCCGAAACGGGTTCATTGACGAGCAAACCTACAGGGTTTTGCTCGGAATGGTGGGTTTAAGGAACATACTAGTTCATGAATATGCCGAAGTCAATATAGATTATTTGTATTCTCTCCTCGACCGGACGGATGATTTTGTGCGATTTATTCAACAAATTCGTCCTTATATTTGA
- a CDS encoding aminopeptidase, with amino-acid sequence MSDPRLEKWARVLVDYATAVKPGDKVALRGTPAAAPLLLTLYRQVLERGAYPHLLVSLPGAAEIFYRVAEDHQLTFVSPIDRLVIETFDVLISVLSETNTRSLSTVDPARQAKASAARRDLTRTYMERAARGELRWVLTLYPTEAYAQEAEMSLQEFEDFVYEAGWLNDEDPVARWQEQAAFQARLVEWLKGRRRVHIRGPNADLVLGIEGRTFISADGRHNFPDGEIFTGPEETVTEGWVRFTYPALYGGREVDGVELVFEGGRVVKATAKKNEAFLHRMLETDEGARRLGELGIGTNFAIRRFTRNILFDEKLGGTFHLALGAAYPETGGTNQSAIHWDLICDLKEGEIVVDGEVLYRDGKFLIG; translated from the coding sequence ATGAGCGATCCGCGTCTGGAGAAGTGGGCCCGGGTGCTGGTGGACTACGCCACGGCGGTGAAGCCGGGGGACAAGGTGGCCCTCCGGGGCACCCCGGCCGCCGCTCCCTTGCTCCTCACCCTCTACCGGCAGGTCCTGGAGCGAGGGGCCTATCCCCACCTGCTGGTCTCCCTCCCGGGGGCGGCCGAGATCTTCTACCGGGTGGCGGAGGATCATCAGCTCACCTTTGTCTCCCCCATCGACCGGCTGGTGATCGAGACCTTCGACGTCCTGATCAGCGTGCTCAGCGAGACCAACACCCGCTCCCTGAGCACGGTGGATCCGGCCCGTCAGGCGAAGGCCTCCGCGGCCCGTCGGGATCTCACTCGCACCTATATGGAGCGGGCCGCCCGGGGGGAGCTGCGCTGGGTCCTCACCCTCTACCCCACGGAGGCCTACGCGCAGGAGGCGGAGATGAGCCTCCAGGAGTTCGAGGACTTCGTCTACGAGGCAGGCTGGCTCAACGACGAAGATCCCGTCGCCCGCTGGCAGGAGCAGGCGGCCTTCCAGGCACGCCTGGTGGAATGGCTGAAGGGCCGCCGACGGGTCCACATCCGCGGCCCGAACGCGGACCTGGTGCTGGGGATCGAGGGGCGAACTTTCATCAGCGCCGACGGCCGCCACAACTTCCCCGACGGCGAGATCTTCACCGGCCCCGAGGAGACCGTCACCGAGGGCTGGGTCCGCTTCACCTACCCCGCCCTCTACGGCGGCCGGGAGGTCGACGGCGTGGAGCTGGTCTTCGAGGGCGGGCGGGTGGTGAAGGCCACGGCCAAAAAGAACGAGGCCTTCCTCCACCGCATGCTGGAGACCGACGAGGGCGCCCGGCGGCTGGGGGAGCTGGGCATCGGCACGAATTTCGCCATCCGCCGCTTCACCCGCAACATCCTCTTCGACGAGAAGCTCGGCGGCACCTTCCACCTCGCCCTGGGCGCCGCCTATCCCGAGACCGGAGGGACCAACCAGTCCGCCATCCACTGGGACCTGATCTGTGATCTGAAAGAAGGAGAGATCGTGGTGGATGGCGAGGTCCTCTATCGGGATGGGAAGTTCCTGATCGGGTAG
- a CDS encoding nucleotidyltransferase domain-containing protein, giving the protein MSRSHEGALEARLERAKEILSAHGVEFALLFGSFARGTARPWSDLDVAVYISEDVHAHMSALDLGRLAAELEIALGRSVDLLVLNTALERHPALTHRVLAEGRLFFCKDRDRFVTFRARAIQRYLDTAFLRAMVQQAFEERLRTGRLAQEPPHEPRE; this is encoded by the coding sequence ATGAGCCGCTCGCACGAGGGGGCGCTGGAGGCTCGCCTGGAGCGGGCGAAGGAGATCCTCTCCGCCCATGGGGTGGAGTTCGCTTTGCTCTTCGGCTCCTTTGCCCGGGGCACGGCGAGGCCGTGGAGCGATCTGGATGTGGCCGTGTATATTTCCGAGGACGTCCATGCTCATATGTCGGCGCTCGATTTGGGACGGCTCGCCGCGGAGCTGGAGATCGCCCTGGGCCGGAGTGTGGATCTTCTGGTTCTGAACACGGCCCTGGAGCGTCATCCCGCCCTCACGCATCGGGTGCTCGCGGAGGGCCGCCTGTTTTTCTGCAAAGACCGCGACCGGTTTGTGACCTTCCGGGCGCGGGCGATCCAGCGCTATCTGGATACGGCCTTCCTGCGCGCCATGGTTCAGCAAGCGTTTGAGGAACGTCTGCGAACTGGCCGTCTCGCCCAGGAGCCGCCCCATGAACCCCGGGAATGA